A window of the Nocardia sp. NBC_01329 genome harbors these coding sequences:
- a CDS encoding class I SAM-dependent methyltransferase, translating to MGYSFAPGDIAYLGSVAGSAALAAVAELDLTAASQLRDVALVRRTYGDRAPALIETVRLRRRAAGKLSGAQDWLLTDEALQQATPTLVARHRARRLAGRDVHDVTCSIGAELAELARVCPRVVGSDLDPVRLAIAHYNLIRPSPNPICAGSLTAGSRGPRPRGAAIEHSPDPPKAGQKIQLVRADALAPCTSGTVVVADPGRRADGKRTHDPAALQPPLPDLLSAYAGRDLVVKCAPGLDFDRLDWDGEVEVVSLDGGVREACLWSAGLREAGIARRATVLTSAGAISTLTDADPDEIPERDPGEWIVDPDGAVVRAGLVRHYGARHGLWQLDPRIAYLTGDRLPDGVRGFRILDRCVLREKVLRAELRRRDCGRLEILVRGVDIDPDVLRRRLKLTGSRPYTLVITRIGSAATVFLCEPSRP from the coding sequence GTGGGCTACAGCTTCGCCCCGGGCGATATCGCCTATCTGGGTTCGGTGGCCGGGTCGGCGGCACTGGCCGCGGTCGCCGAACTGGATCTCACCGCCGCGTCGCAGCTGCGCGATGTGGCGCTGGTTCGGCGGACCTACGGTGATCGCGCGCCCGCATTGATCGAAACCGTGCGCCTGCGTCGCCGGGCGGCGGGCAAACTGTCCGGTGCGCAGGACTGGCTGCTGACCGACGAAGCGCTACAGCAGGCCACTCCCACGCTGGTCGCCCGGCATCGCGCCCGCCGGTTGGCCGGCCGCGATGTCCACGATGTGACCTGCTCGATAGGTGCGGAGCTGGCCGAACTGGCCCGGGTGTGCCCGCGGGTGGTCGGCAGCGATCTGGACCCGGTGCGGCTGGCCATTGCCCACTACAACCTGATCCGCCCGTCCCCGAACCCAATCTGTGCCGGCTCCCTGACAGCGGGGTCTCGAGGGCCCCGACCCCGCGGCGCCGCAATCGAACACAGCCCCGACCCGCCGAAGGCGGGGCAGAAAATACAGCTGGTGCGTGCCGACGCGCTGGCCCCGTGTACCTCCGGCACGGTCGTCGTCGCCGATCCGGGGCGCCGAGCGGACGGAAAGCGCACCCACGATCCGGCCGCGCTGCAACCGCCGCTACCGGATCTGCTCTCGGCGTACGCAGGTCGTGATCTGGTCGTGAAATGCGCTCCCGGACTGGATTTCGACCGGTTGGACTGGGACGGCGAGGTCGAGGTCGTCTCGCTGGACGGGGGCGTCCGGGAAGCATGCCTGTGGTCGGCGGGACTGCGCGAAGCAGGCATCGCCCGCCGTGCCACCGTCCTCACCTCGGCGGGGGCGATATCCACTCTCACCGATGCCGATCCGGACGAGATCCCGGAGCGGGACCCGGGAGAGTGGATCGTCGACCCCGACGGTGCCGTTGTCCGCGCCGGACTGGTCCGCCATTACGGTGCCCGCCACGGTCTGTGGCAGCTGGATCCGCGTATCGCCTACCTGACCGGTGACCGGCTTCCCGACGGTGTGCGCGGTTTCCGCATTCTCGACCGCTGCGTCCTGCGCGAGAAGGTGTTGCGGGCCGAATTGCGCCGCCGCGACTGCGGCCGGCTGGAAATCCTGGTCCGCGGTGTCGATATCGATCCCGATGTCCTGCGGCGACGGCTGAAGCTCACCGGATCCCGGCCCTATACGCTCGTGATCACGCGTATCGGCAGCGCGGCCACTGTCTTCCTGTGTGAGCCTTCGCGCCCCTGA
- a CDS encoding glycoside hydrolase family 57 protein — translation MSGKRTHEIPGQFTLVLHSHLPWLAHHGRWPVGEEWLYQSWAASYLPVVEVLRTLAAEGRSHLLTLGITPVLAAQLDDPHSLAGMHHWLGNWQLRADEAAKSGNRALGAHEHRLAAAALAEFEQQWRHGAAPVWRQLLDGDVIELLGGPLAHPFQPLLDDRLREFQLREGLTDSRLRWGHTPAGIWAPECGFTPGMEQGYADAGVTHFMVDGPALRGDTALGRPVHDSPVLAFGRDLTVSYRVWSPKSGYPGNAVYRDFHHYDHATGLKPARVTGKTVAGPDKAPYDPGLAAAQIGRDVDDFVQTVRERLISESERIGRPALVVAAFDTELYGHWWHEGPQWLAQVLRALPEAGITVGTLADARDRGFVGEPVPLADSSWGSGKDWRVWAGDRVRDLVDLNSEIVRLALDTTAKMRAGAPTGRDPVADQLLREAILAVSSDWAFMVSKDSAADYARDRAHQHAHAVREIAGAVEAGQLGRARDLAAGWAVADGVFPALDARRLRVTPAEGPR, via the coding sequence TTGAGTGGCAAGCGAACTCACGAGATACCCGGACAGTTCACGCTCGTCCTGCACTCCCATCTGCCCTGGCTGGCCCATCACGGACGGTGGCCGGTCGGCGAGGAATGGCTCTATCAGTCCTGGGCCGCGTCGTATCTGCCGGTCGTCGAGGTCCTGCGCACGCTGGCGGCCGAGGGCCGTTCACATCTGCTGACCCTCGGGATCACCCCGGTCCTGGCCGCCCAGCTCGACGACCCACATTCTCTCGCCGGTATGCACCACTGGCTGGGCAACTGGCAGTTGCGAGCGGACGAGGCAGCGAAATCCGGAAACCGCGCGTTGGGTGCGCACGAACACCGGCTGGCAGCCGCGGCATTGGCCGAATTCGAGCAGCAGTGGCGCCACGGCGCCGCACCCGTGTGGCGGCAGCTACTCGACGGCGATGTCATCGAACTCCTCGGCGGCCCGCTGGCCCATCCGTTCCAGCCACTGCTCGACGACCGGCTGCGCGAGTTCCAGCTCCGCGAGGGCCTCACCGACTCCCGCCTGCGCTGGGGGCATACTCCGGCCGGGATCTGGGCGCCGGAATGCGGGTTCACCCCCGGAATGGAGCAGGGCTACGCGGACGCCGGTGTGACGCATTTCATGGTCGACGGGCCCGCGCTACGCGGCGATACGGCCCTCGGCCGCCCGGTACACGATTCGCCGGTGCTGGCGTTCGGCCGCGATCTCACGGTCAGCTACCGGGTGTGGTCGCCGAAATCGGGCTATCCGGGCAACGCCGTGTACCGGGATTTCCACCATTACGACCACGCCACCGGTCTCAAACCCGCCCGGGTCACCGGCAAAACCGTGGCCGGCCCGGACAAGGCGCCCTACGATCCCGGCCTCGCCGCGGCGCAGATCGGCCGCGACGTCGACGATTTCGTGCAGACGGTGCGGGAACGGCTGATCAGCGAATCCGAGCGGATCGGGCGCCCGGCGCTCGTGGTCGCCGCATTCGACACCGAGTTGTACGGGCACTGGTGGCACGAGGGGCCGCAGTGGCTGGCGCAGGTGCTGCGGGCGCTACCGGAAGCCGGGATCACCGTCGGCACCCTGGCCGATGCGCGTGACCGCGGTTTCGTCGGAGAACCGGTGCCACTCGCCGATTCGTCGTGGGGTTCGGGCAAGGACTGGCGGGTCTGGGCGGGCGACCGGGTACGCGATCTGGTGGATCTGAACTCCGAGATCGTCCGGCTGGCGCTGGACACCACAGCCAAGATGCGCGCCGGAGCTCCGACCGGCCGCGATCCGGTGGCCGACCAATTGCTGCGGGAAGCGATCCTGGCGGTGTCGAGCGACTGGGCGTTCATGGTCAGCAAGGATTCTGCCGCCGATTATGCCCGCGACCGGGCCCATCAACACGCGCACGCGGTCCGCGAGATCGCCGGAGCCGTCGAAGCGGGACAACTCGGCAGAGCGCGGGATCTGGCGGCAGGATGGGCGGTGGCCGACGGAGTGTTCCCGGCCCTGGACGCGCGTAGGCTACGCGTCACCCCTGCAGAAGGACCTCGATGA
- a CDS encoding outer membrane protein assembly factor BamB family protein, whose protein sequence is MRIGSGIRTVSWLTAAVAALGVLTACGTDVDDITVGRGLGWPAPGHESRNSGTTPVTGSRALSLQWSRPVGGPIVQPPTVGSEGQIFVTSRTDAQCDVFSYQMRTGRKRFCNPLGPNAVYSPTLLDGANNVYAGLDSGVESNNFLGQPRWRTPVAGVPIGMQFTGDGHLLVITQSGQVDVLERQTGRRMAPTQQLLPQPDFLQSPNLDWPPAGAGLDDCRTGGPDCAVATVAAMDIDSGRIYATVRKPGEARAALVALRYADGKVEQEWSREILADGSATDPALSADGATLYIGDNSKRLIAVNATDGTPKWEAQLDWEPRRGISVSDDGLIIPAGDNGYLIALQDTGASFERVWERKDLALRGLPVQTAGDTGYVTAAIGTGLNLVTFDTRTGATLDSDVLPGGQGTTTGTAVGADGEVVVATRIGEIFAFAEND, encoded by the coding sequence GTGCGTATCGGCAGCGGCATACGGACCGTGTCCTGGCTTACGGCGGCGGTGGCCGCCCTGGGGGTGCTCACCGCGTGCGGAACCGATGTCGACGACATCACCGTCGGCCGGGGGCTGGGCTGGCCCGCTCCCGGGCACGAGAGCCGTAACAGCGGTACCACCCCGGTGACCGGCTCACGGGCGTTGAGTCTGCAGTGGTCGCGGCCGGTCGGTGGGCCGATCGTGCAGCCGCCGACGGTGGGATCGGAGGGGCAGATCTTCGTCACCAGTCGCACCGACGCGCAGTGCGATGTCTTCTCCTACCAGATGCGCACCGGGCGTAAACGCTTCTGTAATCCACTGGGCCCCAACGCCGTCTATTCGCCCACCCTGCTCGACGGGGCGAACAATGTGTACGCGGGTCTCGACAGCGGGGTGGAATCGAATAATTTCCTCGGTCAGCCGCGCTGGCGTACGCCGGTGGCGGGCGTCCCGATCGGGATGCAGTTCACCGGGGACGGACATCTGCTGGTGATCACCCAGTCGGGCCAGGTCGATGTGCTCGAACGGCAGACCGGTAGGCGGATGGCGCCCACCCAGCAGCTGCTGCCGCAACCCGATTTCCTGCAGTCGCCGAATCTGGACTGGCCACCTGCCGGTGCCGGTCTCGACGACTGCCGTACCGGTGGCCCGGATTGTGCGGTCGCGACCGTCGCGGCCATGGATATCGACAGCGGGCGGATCTATGCGACGGTCCGCAAACCGGGCGAGGCCAGGGCCGCCCTGGTAGCGCTGCGCTACGCCGACGGGAAGGTCGAGCAGGAGTGGAGCCGGGAGATCCTGGCCGACGGTAGTGCCACCGATCCGGCGCTTTCCGCCGACGGCGCGACCCTCTACATCGGCGACAACAGCAAACGCCTGATCGCGGTGAACGCGACCGACGGGACCCCGAAATGGGAGGCGCAACTGGACTGGGAGCCGCGCCGCGGTATCTCGGTCTCCGACGACGGCCTGATCATCCCCGCCGGTGACAACGGCTACCTGATCGCGCTCCAGGATACCGGCGCCAGTTTCGAAAGGGTCTGGGAGCGTAAGGATCTCGCGTTGCGCGGCCTCCCGGTGCAGACCGCGGGGGACACCGGTTACGTCACCGCCGCGATCGGCACGGGACTGAACCTCGTCACTTTCGACACCCGCACGGGCGCCACCCTGGACTCGGACGTCCTGCCGGGAGGCCAGGGCACCACCACCGGTACCGCGGTCGGTGCCGACGGAGAGGTCGTGGTCGCCACCCGGATCGGCGAGATCTTCGCCTTCGCGGAGAACGATTGA
- a CDS encoding enoyl-CoA hydratase-related protein — protein MAEFVSLSRLGSDEASGSGRGVAVLRIARPPMNLFDTQLIREIADAATACGADPEIAALVVYGDERVFCAGDDLAELAELPAEQAGAMAADLQAALSCLAAVPQPTVAAISGYALGAGLELALGADRRIVGDNVKLGFPQIDAGLIPLAGIRRLSLLIGPGPAKDLVYSGRFVEPDEAARLGLVDQVVAPDDVLGVAIEWARRFVDGPARALAAAKAVFEAGPHGHERARTEWAQLFSTEDQRIGTRSYLRDGPGSAAFTGR, from the coding sequence ATGGCGGAATTCGTATCCCTGTCCCGGCTCGGGTCCGACGAAGCGAGCGGGTCCGGGCGTGGTGTGGCGGTGCTGCGTATCGCCCGCCCGCCGATGAATCTGTTCGATACCCAGCTGATCCGGGAGATCGCCGACGCGGCCACCGCGTGCGGTGCCGATCCGGAGATCGCCGCGCTAGTGGTCTACGGGGACGAGCGGGTGTTCTGCGCCGGTGACGATCTGGCCGAACTCGCCGAGCTCCCGGCCGAACAGGCCGGCGCGATGGCCGCCGACCTACAGGCCGCGCTGAGCTGTCTCGCCGCGGTCCCGCAGCCCACGGTCGCCGCGATCAGCGGATACGCCCTCGGAGCGGGTCTGGAGTTGGCGTTGGGCGCCGACCGGCGGATCGTCGGCGACAATGTGAAGCTCGGTTTCCCGCAGATCGATGCCGGTCTGATCCCACTCGCCGGCATCCGGCGGTTATCGCTGCTGATCGGCCCCGGGCCGGCCAAGGATCTGGTGTACAGCGGCCGTTTCGTCGAACCGGACGAGGCCGCGCGGCTGGGCCTGGTCGATCAGGTCGTCGCACCCGACGATGTGCTGGGGGTGGCGATCGAATGGGCGCGCCGGTTCGTCGACGGCCCGGCGCGGGCGCTGGCCGCGGCGAAGGCGGTGTTCGAGGCGGGGCCGCACGGTCACGAACGAGCCCGCACCGAATGGGCTCAGCTGTTCAGCACCGAGGATCAGCGCATCGGAACCCGCTCCTACCTGCGCGACGGGCCGGGGTCGGCGGCGTTCACCGGGCGCTGA
- a CDS encoding class I SAM-dependent methyltransferase, whose amino-acid sequence MSEAVIPAAPATEEVLEPLPLTGERTVPGIAEENYWFRRHEIVYDRLLSRCADKVVLEAGSGEGYGADMIAGVAKAVVGLDYDRSAAVHVRTRYPAVHMIRGNLAALPLPEAAVDAVVNFQVIEHLWDQAEFLRECLRVLRPGGELLISTPNRITFSPGRDTPLNPFHTRELNAAELTELLEEAGFRVELMTGVHHGPNLRALDTKHGGSFIAAQIERALAGEPWPAELTADVAGITIDDFALTPETIDASLDLVALAVKP is encoded by the coding sequence ATGAGCGAGGCTGTGATTCCCGCCGCACCGGCCACCGAGGAAGTACTGGAACCGCTGCCGTTGACCGGCGAGCGGACGGTGCCGGGCATCGCGGAGGAGAACTACTGGTTCCGCCGGCACGAGATCGTCTACGACCGGCTGCTGTCGCGGTGCGCGGACAAGGTGGTCCTCGAGGCGGGCTCGGGCGAGGGATACGGCGCCGATATGATCGCAGGAGTCGCGAAGGCGGTCGTGGGCTTGGACTACGACCGCAGCGCCGCGGTTCACGTGCGGACCCGCTATCCGGCCGTACACATGATCCGCGGCAATCTCGCCGCACTGCCCCTGCCAGAAGCGGCAGTGGACGCGGTGGTCAATTTCCAAGTGATCGAACACCTCTGGGACCAGGCAGAGTTCCTGCGCGAATGCCTGCGGGTCCTGCGCCCCGGCGGGGAACTGCTCATCAGTACCCCGAATCGGATCACCTTCTCACCCGGGCGCGATACCCCGCTCAATCCCTTCCACACCCGTGAGCTCAACGCCGCCGAACTCACCGAGCTCCTCGAAGAGGCCGGGTTCCGGGTCGAACTGATGACCGGCGTGCACCACGGACCGAATCTGCGGGCCCTCGACACCAAACACGGCGGTTCGTTCATCGCCGCGCAGATCGAACGCGCCCTGGCCGGTGAGCCCTGGCCCGCCGAACTCACCGCCGACGTAGCGGGGATCACGATCGACGATTTCGCGCTGACCCCCGAAACCATCGATGCCAGTCTCGATCTCGTGGCGCTCGCGGTGAAGCCTTGA
- a CDS encoding DUF1697 domain-containing protein encodes MTMYAALLRGIMPSNPNMSNDKLRGVFTGLGFHAVASVLSSGNIVFGAADTDIAELEDRIQEALNAELGIPGGTIIRSEAELRDLLDRDPFAGYTHGRGTYLTATFFKRTGEAPPVAPTDGDPLTEVIGYDEAARVFLTVIDNSTPKTPNFMAWLERAYGKDITTRTWLTVQRVVKKIDAVK; translated from the coding sequence ATGACGATGTACGCCGCGCTGCTGCGGGGGATCATGCCCAGCAATCCGAATATGAGCAACGATAAATTGCGCGGCGTATTCACCGGCCTCGGATTCCATGCGGTGGCCTCGGTGCTGTCCAGCGGCAATATCGTCTTCGGCGCGGCGGATACGGATATCGCCGAACTCGAAGATCGGATCCAGGAGGCCCTGAACGCCGAACTCGGAATTCCGGGCGGCACGATCATCCGTAGCGAGGCCGAGCTGCGGGATCTGCTCGATCGCGATCCGTTCGCCGGTTACACCCACGGTCGTGGCACCTACCTCACGGCGACCTTCTTCAAGAGAACCGGCGAGGCCCCGCCCGTCGCGCCGACCGACGGTGATCCGCTCACCGAGGTCATCGGCTACGACGAGGCGGCCCGGGTCTTCCTCACGGTGATCGACAACAGCACGCCGAAGACGCCGAATTTCATGGCCTGGCTCGAGCGTGCCTACGGCAAGGACATCACGACCCGCACATGGCTCACCGTGCAGCGGGTCGTCAAGAAGATCGATGCGGTGAAGTAG
- a CDS encoding acyltransferase, with translation MSSMWGAPLRTRWQGSRRRDRRQARFLTLDSLRWVLTNRAYTPWYLVRYYRLLKFRLANPHVILRGMVFLGRNVEIHATPELGRLEIGRWVHIGDGNAIRCHEGSLRIGDKVVFGKDNVVNTYLDIEIGESTLVADWCYITDFDHRMDDITLPIKDQGIVKSPVRIGPDTWIAAKVTVLRETRVGRGCVLGAHAVVKGEIPDYSIAVGAPARVVKNRKSTWEAGAAERAARDAALADIARKKNGVTQEA, from the coding sequence GTGTCGAGCATGTGGGGCGCACCGTTGCGCACGCGTTGGCAGGGCTCCCGGCGGCGTGACCGGCGGCAGGCCCGGTTCCTCACTCTCGATTCGCTGCGCTGGGTGCTGACCAATCGCGCCTATACGCCCTGGTACCTGGTCCGCTACTACCGGCTGCTCAAGTTCCGGCTCGCCAACCCGCATGTGATCCTGCGCGGCATGGTGTTCCTGGGGCGCAATGTGGAGATCCACGCGACCCCCGAGCTGGGCCGGCTCGAGATCGGGCGCTGGGTACACATCGGTGACGGGAACGCCATCCGCTGCCACGAGGGCTCGCTGCGGATCGGCGACAAGGTGGTCTTCGGTAAGGACAATGTCGTCAACACCTACCTCGATATCGAGATCGGTGAATCCACCCTGGTCGCCGACTGGTGCTACATCACCGACTTCGACCACCGGATGGACGACATCACCCTGCCCATCAAGGACCAGGGCATCGTGAAGAGCCCGGTCCGGATCGGCCCGGACACCTGGATCGCCGCCAAGGTCACCGTGCTGCGCGAGACCCGGGTCGGCCGCGGCTGCGTACTCGGGGCGCACGCGGTGGTCAAGGGCGAGATCCCGGATTACAGCATCGCGGTCGGCGCACCGGCGCGGGTGGTGAAGAACCGGAAGTCGACCTGGGAAGCCGGGGCCGCCGAGCGCGCGGCCCGCGACGCGGCGCTGGCCGATATCGCGCGGAAGAAGAACGGGGTTACCCAGGAGGCCTGA
- a CDS encoding electron transfer flavoprotein subunit beta/FixA family protein, with product MPNIVVLIKQVPDTWSERKLTDGDFTLDREAADAVLDEINERAVEEALLIKEAQGGEVTVLAAGPDRATEAIRKALSMGADKAIHINDPAIHGSDTVQTAWVLAGALGQVEGVELVIAGNEATDGRSGAVPAIIAEYLGIPQLTHLRKLTVDGEKITGERETDDGVFKLEATLPAIVSVTEKINEPRFPSFKGIMAAKKKEVQTFTLEDLGIDPSTVGVANAGSSVTASTPKPPRTAGEKISDEGDGGTKIAQYLVGQKII from the coding sequence ATGCCTAATATCGTCGTACTCATCAAGCAGGTGCCCGATACCTGGTCCGAGCGCAAGCTGACCGACGGTGACTTCACCCTCGACCGTGAAGCCGCCGACGCGGTGCTCGACGAGATCAACGAGCGCGCCGTCGAGGAAGCCCTCCTGATCAAGGAGGCCCAGGGTGGCGAGGTCACCGTGCTGGCCGCCGGTCCGGACCGGGCCACCGAGGCCATCCGCAAGGCGCTGTCCATGGGCGCCGACAAGGCCATCCACATCAACGATCCGGCCATCCACGGCTCCGACACGGTGCAGACCGCGTGGGTGCTGGCCGGTGCGCTGGGCCAGGTCGAGGGTGTCGAACTCGTCATCGCAGGCAACGAGGCCACCGACGGACGCTCCGGCGCCGTCCCGGCCATCATCGCCGAATATCTGGGCATCCCGCAGCTCACCCACCTGCGCAAGCTCACCGTCGACGGCGAGAAGATCACCGGCGAGCGGGAAACCGACGACGGTGTCTTCAAGCTGGAGGCCACACTGCCGGCCATCGTGAGCGTGACCGAGAAGATCAACGAGCCGCGCTTCCCCTCCTTCAAGGGCATCATGGCCGCGAAGAAGAAGGAAGTGCAGACTTTCACCCTGGAAGATCTGGGTATCGACCCGTCGACCGTGGGTGTCGCGAACGCGGGCAGCTCCGTCACCGCGTCCACCCCGAAGCCGCCGCGTACCGCGGGCGAGAAGATCTCCGACGAGGGCGACGGCGGCACCAAGATCGCCCAGTATCTGGTCGGCCAGAAGATCATCTGA
- a CDS encoding glycosyltransferase family 4 protein, whose translation MKILMVSWEYPPVVVGGLGRHVHHLATSLAAAGHEVVVLARRPTGTSPATHPTHSFVAEGVLVVAVAEDPPIFDFGEDMLAWTLAMGHAMVRAGIALDKPGIGEGWTPDVVHAHDWLVAHPSIALAEYYDVPLVSTIHATEAGRHSGWVAGRVNRQVHSVEWWLANESDALITCSTSMKDEVERLYRPDRVPVHVIRNGIDVGAWTFRTRSPRSGPPRLLYVGRLEYEKGVQDAIAALPRIRRAHPGTVLTVAGVGTQFEWLRERTRTHRVARAVHFAGQLDHTELLGWLHGADAIVLPSRYEPFGIVALEAAAAGTPLVTSTAGGLGEAVIDGVTGASFEPADVNGLVDATISVLDDPAAAQDRAFAARERLTADFAWDVVAAETAGIYSDAKRRVRNPLGRPVIVERPLPERDPK comes from the coding sequence ATGAAAATCTTGATGGTGTCGTGGGAGTACCCCCCGGTGGTCGTCGGCGGGCTGGGCAGACATGTCCACCACCTGGCGACATCACTGGCCGCGGCCGGTCACGAAGTGGTGGTACTGGCACGGCGGCCCACCGGTACCAGTCCGGCCACCCACCCCACTCATTCGTTCGTCGCCGAAGGGGTCCTGGTGGTGGCGGTGGCCGAGGATCCGCCGATCTTCGATTTCGGCGAGGATATGCTCGCCTGGACCCTGGCCATGGGGCATGCGATGGTGCGCGCCGGTATCGCACTGGACAAACCGGGTATCGGCGAGGGCTGGACCCCCGATGTGGTGCACGCGCACGACTGGCTGGTGGCCCATCCCTCGATCGCGCTGGCCGAGTACTACGACGTGCCGCTGGTATCCACGATCCACGCCACCGAAGCCGGCCGGCACAGCGGCTGGGTCGCGGGCCGGGTGAACCGGCAGGTGCATTCGGTGGAGTGGTGGCTGGCCAACGAATCGGATGCGCTGATCACCTGTTCCACCTCGATGAAGGACGAGGTCGAGCGACTCTACCGGCCCGACCGGGTGCCGGTCCATGTGATCCGGAACGGAATCGACGTGGGGGCGTGGACATTCCGCACCCGCTCGCCACGAAGCGGCCCCCCACGACTGCTCTATGTGGGACGCCTCGAATACGAGAAGGGTGTACAGGACGCGATCGCCGCGCTGCCCCGGATCCGCCGAGCCCATCCCGGGACAGTACTGACCGTAGCCGGGGTCGGGACCCAGTTCGAATGGCTACGTGAACGCACCCGGACGCACAGGGTGGCGCGGGCGGTGCACTTCGCGGGCCAGCTCGACCACACCGAACTCCTCGGCTGGCTGCACGGCGCCGACGCGATCGTACTGCCGAGCCGCTACGAGCCCTTCGGGATCGTCGCCCTCGAGGCGGCCGCGGCCGGAACTCCGCTGGTCACCTCGACCGCCGGCGGTCTGGGCGAGGCCGTGATCGACGGTGTCACCGGAGCCTCGTTCGAGCCCGCCGATGTGAACGGGCTGGTGGACGCGACGATCTCGGTACTCGACGATCCCGCCGCCGCTCAGGACCGCGCGTTCGCCGCCCGGGAGCGATTGACCGCGGATTTCGCCTGGGATGTGGTGGCGGCCGAAACCGCCGGGATCTATTCCGACGCGAAGCGCCGGGTGCGTAACCCGCTGGGCCGTCCGGTGATCGTGGAACGCCCGCTGCCGGAGCGGGATCCGAAGTAA
- a CDS encoding class I SAM-dependent methyltransferase, whose translation MTVRPDDPAPHPHATAAEVEAAFEDTKLAQVLYHDWEAETYDDKWSISYDERCIDYARGRFDAAVGTDAELPYDRALELGCGTGFFLLNLMQSGIAKSGSVTDLSPGMVKVALRNAEHLGLDVDGRVADAETIPYEDDTFDLVVGHAVLHHIPDVEQSLRECLRVLKPGGRFVFAGEPTTIGNVYARNLGNITWKATTALTKLPFLRDWRRPQEELDESSRAAALEAVVDLHTFDPAQLEDMARSAGAVDVAAHTEEFAAALWGWPVRTFESAVPDEKLTIGYRMAMYRAWIGLSWVDENVMRRVVPRQFFYNAMITGVKPAAAAK comes from the coding sequence ATGACGGTACGCCCCGACGACCCCGCGCCACATCCGCACGCCACCGCCGCGGAAGTCGAAGCAGCATTCGAGGACACCAAGCTCGCCCAGGTGCTCTACCACGACTGGGAAGCCGAGACCTACGACGACAAATGGTCGATCTCCTATGACGAACGCTGTATCGACTACGCCCGTGGCCGGTTCGACGCCGCGGTCGGCACCGATGCGGAACTGCCGTACGACCGTGCCCTGGAGCTGGGCTGCGGGACCGGTTTCTTCCTGCTGAACCTGATGCAGTCCGGTATCGCGAAGAGCGGTTCGGTCACCGATCTGTCGCCCGGCATGGTGAAGGTCGCGCTGCGCAACGCCGAGCACCTGGGCCTGGATGTGGACGGCCGGGTCGCGGACGCCGAGACGATTCCCTACGAGGACGACACCTTCGATCTCGTCGTCGGGCACGCCGTCCTGCACCACATCCCGGATGTGGAACAGTCGCTACGGGAATGCCTGCGGGTGCTCAAACCGGGAGGCCGTTTCGTCTTCGCCGGTGAACCCACCACCATCGGCAATGTGTACGCCCGCAACCTCGGCAACATCACCTGGAAGGCGACGACCGCCCTCACCAAACTCCCCTTCCTGCGGGACTGGCGCCGACCCCAGGAAGAACTGGACGAATCGTCGCGTGCCGCCGCGCTGGAGGCCGTGGTCGATCTGCACACTTTCGATCCGGCTCAGCTCGAGGATATGGCGCGCTCGGCCGGCGCGGTGGACGTGGCCGCGCATACCGAGGAATTCGCCGCCGCCCTGTGGGGGTGGCCGGTACGTACGTTCGAGTCGGCTGTGCCGGACGAGAAGCTGACAATCGGCTATCGGATGGCGATGTACCGCGCGTGGATCGGGCTGAGCTGGGTGGACGAGAACGTGATGCGCCGGGTGGTGCCGCGGCAGTTCTTCTACAACGCCATGATCACCGGAGTGAAACCGGCCGCCGCCGCGAAATAG